One Bos taurus isolate L1 Dominette 01449 registration number 42190680 breed Hereford chromosome 14, ARS-UCD2.0, whole genome shotgun sequence genomic region harbors:
- the UQCRB gene encoding cytochrome b-c1 complex subunit 7, translating into MAGRPAVSASSRWLEGIRKWYYNAAGFNKLGLMRDDTIHENDDVKEAIRRLPENLYNDRVFRIKRALDLSMRQQILPKEQWTKYEEDKSYLEPYLKEVIRERKEREEWAKK; encoded by the exons ATGGCGGGCCGGCCAGCTG tttcagcatcaagCAGGTGGCTGGAAGGTATTCGAAAATGGTATTACAACGCTGCCGGGTTCAATAAACTGG GCTTAATGCGAGATGACACAATACATGAGAATGATGATGTAAAAGAAGCCATAAGAAGGCTTCCTGAGAACCTTTATAATGACAGAGTGTTTCGCATTAAGAGAGCACTGGACCTCAGCATGAGGCAGCAGATCCTGCCTAAAGAGCAGTGGACAAAATATGAGGAG gaTAAATCCTACCTTGAACCGTATCTGAAAGAGGTTATtcgggaaagaaaagagagagaagaatgggCAAAGAAATAA
- the UQCRB gene encoding cytochrome b-c1 complex subunit 7 isoform X1: MRDDTIHENDDVKEAIRRLPENLYNDRVFRIKRALDLSMRQQILPKEQWTKYEEDKSYLEPYLKEVIRERKEREEWAKK; this comes from the exons ATGCGAGATGACACAATACATGAGAATGATGATGTAAAAGAAGCCATAAGAAGGCTTCCTGAGAACCTTTATAATGACAGAGTGTTTCGCATTAAGAGAGCACTGGACCTCAGCATGAGGCAGCAGATCCTGCCTAAAGAGCAGTGGACAAAATATGAGGAG gaTAAATCCTACCTTGAACCGTATCTGAAAGAGGTTATtcgggaaagaaaagagagagaagaatgggCAAAGAAATAA